One Natrinema marinum genomic window carries:
- a CDS encoding sulfatase-like hydrolase/transferase, producing the protein MADADADADGRPNVLLVLTDQERYDASAPDGPPVETPTFDRLSSEGLRFERAVTPISICSSARASLLTGRFPHGHGMLNNCHEPDAIRANLPAGLSTFSAELDAAGYDLTYTGKWHAGRDQTPADFGFSYLGGSDTHHDDIDEAFREHREERDVPIGEVDLEEVIYTGDDPRDDSEGTFVAGKTPVDVEETRAHFLAERTIDAIEAHTDGDRDGPFFHRADFYGPHHPWVVPEPYASMYDPDEIEPPESYAETYDGKPRVHENYLSYRGVEDFDWELWAEAIAKYWGFVTMIDHQLERILDTLEKRGLAEETVVVHASDHGDFAGSHRQFNKGPLMYDDTYRIPLQVRWPGVADSGATSNTPVHLHDLAATFLEIADVPVPQSFDSRSLVPILENGGDPPANLEWRDSTFSQYHGDEFGLYSQRMVRTDRYKYVYNGPDIDELYDLEADPAELQNLIDHPEYADARREMRSRLADWMDETGDPNRIWVTDVLEAAS; encoded by the coding sequence ATGGCAGACGCTGATGCCGACGCCGACGGCCGTCCGAACGTCCTGCTCGTTCTCACCGATCAGGAGCGATACGACGCCAGCGCCCCCGACGGGCCGCCGGTCGAGACGCCGACGTTCGACCGGCTCTCGAGCGAGGGGCTGCGTTTCGAGCGCGCGGTCACACCGATCAGCATCTGCTCGAGTGCCCGCGCGTCGCTGCTGACGGGACGATTCCCCCACGGCCACGGAATGCTGAACAACTGCCACGAGCCGGACGCGATCCGGGCGAACCTGCCCGCGGGTCTGTCGACGTTCTCGGCGGAACTCGACGCCGCCGGCTACGACCTGACCTATACCGGGAAGTGGCACGCCGGCCGCGATCAGACGCCCGCCGATTTCGGCTTCTCGTACCTCGGGGGAAGCGACACGCACCACGACGATATCGACGAGGCGTTCCGCGAACACCGGGAAGAGCGCGACGTGCCGATCGGCGAGGTCGATCTCGAGGAGGTGATCTACACCGGCGATGACCCCAGAGACGACAGCGAGGGGACGTTCGTCGCCGGGAAGACGCCGGTCGACGTCGAGGAGACCCGAGCGCACTTCCTCGCCGAGCGGACGATCGACGCGATCGAGGCCCACACCGACGGCGACCGGGACGGCCCCTTCTTCCACCGGGCGGATTTCTACGGCCCTCACCACCCCTGGGTGGTCCCGGAGCCGTACGCGTCGATGTACGACCCGGACGAGATCGAACCGCCCGAGAGCTACGCCGAGACCTACGACGGCAAACCGCGAGTCCACGAGAACTACCTCTCCTACCGCGGCGTCGAGGACTTCGACTGGGAGCTGTGGGCCGAGGCCATCGCGAAGTACTGGGGCTTCGTCACGATGATCGACCACCAACTCGAGCGAATCCTCGATACGCTCGAGAAACGCGGGCTGGCCGAGGAGACGGTCGTCGTCCACGCTTCCGACCACGGCGATTTCGCCGGGAGCCACCGCCAGTTCAACAAGGGGCCGCTGATGTACGACGACACCTACCGCATCCCGCTGCAGGTCCGCTGGCCCGGCGTGGCCGACTCGGGTGCGACCAGCAACACCCCGGTCCACTTACACGATCTGGCGGCGACGTTCCTCGAGATCGCCGACGTGCCCGTCCCCCAGAGCTTCGACTCGCGGAGTCTCGTCCCCATCCTCGAGAACGGCGGCGATCCGCCCGCGAACCTCGAGTGGCGCGACTCGACGTTCTCCCAGTACCACGGCGACGAGTTCGGCCTCTACAGCCAGCGCATGGTCCGCACCGACCGGTACAAGTACGTCTACAACGGGCCGGACATCGACGAGCTGTACGACCTCGAGGCCGATCCGGCGGAACTGCAGAACCTGATCGACCACCCTGAGTACGCCGACGCGCGACGCGAGATGCGCTCCCGACTGGCCGACTGGATGGACGAGACGGGCGATCCGAACCGGATCTGGGTGACCGACGTGCTGGAAGCGGCGTCGTGA
- the hisS gene encoding histidine--tRNA ligase — MYDRIKGFRDFYPGEMAARRATIDVLEDTARQYGFREIGTPALERAEMWTDKSGDDIVDELYSFEDQGGRHVTLTPELTPTVARMVVAKQQELSKPIKWFSTRPFWRYEQVQQGRQREFYQTNVDIFGSSEPEADAEILAWAADALTGLGLTGDHFEFRISHRDILGGVLESYDAEIDTEAAIRAVDKSDKLSRAEYHDLLIEAGLSADQAAEFDDLIAGGDLEAVKSFADTERVDAAVENLQNVLAAAADFGAREYCTISLETARGLDYYTGVVFECFDSAGEVSRSIFGGGRYDDLIEGFGGQPTPAVGVAPGHATLPLLLQRAGVWPEEEVTTDYYVLQIGDTRTEAARISRDLRERGHVVETDVAGRSFGAQLDYADSINAETVVIAGEQDLANDEVTIKDMESGDQTQVPVDEFPGDLERPTLADFE, encoded by the coding sequence ATGTACGACCGGATCAAGGGCTTTCGAGACTTCTATCCCGGCGAGATGGCCGCCAGGCGGGCAACCATCGACGTCTTGGAGGACACCGCCCGCCAGTATGGCTTCCGCGAGATCGGGACGCCAGCGCTGGAACGGGCCGAGATGTGGACCGACAAGAGCGGCGACGATATCGTCGACGAACTCTACTCGTTCGAGGATCAGGGCGGCCGCCACGTGACGCTTACTCCGGAACTGACGCCGACGGTCGCCCGGATGGTCGTCGCGAAACAACAGGAGCTGTCGAAACCCATCAAGTGGTTCTCGACGCGGCCGTTCTGGCGCTACGAGCAGGTCCAGCAGGGCCGCCAGCGCGAGTTCTACCAGACCAACGTCGACATCTTCGGCTCCTCGGAGCCCGAGGCCGACGCCGAGATCCTCGCGTGGGCCGCCGACGCGCTGACCGGCCTCGGACTGACCGGCGACCACTTCGAATTCCGAATCTCCCACCGCGACATCCTCGGGGGCGTCCTCGAGAGCTACGACGCTGAGATCGACACCGAGGCGGCGATCCGCGCGGTCGATAAGTCCGACAAGCTCTCGCGAGCGGAGTACCACGACCTGCTGATCGAAGCCGGCCTCTCGGCCGACCAGGCCGCCGAGTTCGACGACCTCATCGCGGGCGGCGACCTCGAGGCGGTCAAATCGTTCGCCGACACCGAGCGCGTGGACGCGGCCGTCGAGAACCTCCAGAACGTGCTGGCCGCGGCCGCGGACTTCGGCGCTCGCGAGTACTGTACGATCTCGCTCGAGACGGCCCGCGGGCTGGACTACTACACGGGCGTCGTCTTCGAGTGCTTCGATTCGGCCGGCGAGGTCTCCCGGTCGATCTTCGGCGGCGGCCGCTACGACGATCTCATCGAGGGCTTCGGCGGCCAGCCCACGCCCGCGGTCGGCGTCGCGCCGGGCCACGCGACGCTGCCGCTGCTGTTGCAGCGCGCGGGCGTCTGGCCCGAAGAAGAAGTCACGACGGACTACTACGTCCTGCAGATCGGGGATACGCGGACGGAGGCGGCACGGATCTCCCGCGACCTGCGCGAGCGCGGCCACGTCGTGGAGACCGATGTCGCCGGCCGCTCCTTCGGCGCACAGCTCGATTACGCCGACTCGATCAACGCCGAGACGGTCGTCATCGCCGGCGAACAGGATCTGGCGAACGACGAAGTGACGATCAAGGACATGGAATCGGGCGACCAGACGCAGGTGCCCGTCGACGAGTTCCCGGGCGATCTCGAGCGACCGACGCTCGCGGATTTCGAGTGA
- a CDS encoding DUF7411 family protein, protein MELGLLYSGGKDSTLAALLLEEFYDVTLLTAHFGISDDWKHARETADRAGFAFERLECDPDVAREAVDRIREDGFPRNGIQRVHQHALERLAAREFDAVADGTRRDDRVPTVSRAQAQSLEDRHDIDYIAPLSGFGRSAVDRLVEDRLEVIVGPSEEIDRADYEAELRATIADEEGQRAVAEYFPDHDQTYVTNVR, encoded by the coding sequence ATGGAGCTCGGACTACTCTACAGCGGCGGCAAGGACTCGACGCTGGCCGCGCTCTTGCTCGAGGAGTTTTACGATGTCACGTTGCTGACGGCCCACTTCGGGATCAGCGACGACTGGAAACACGCCCGCGAGACGGCCGATCGAGCTGGCTTCGCCTTCGAGCGCCTCGAGTGCGATCCCGACGTCGCCCGTGAGGCCGTCGACCGGATCCGCGAGGACGGCTTCCCCCGCAACGGGATCCAGCGCGTCCACCAGCACGCCCTCGAACGGCTGGCGGCCCGCGAGTTCGACGCCGTCGCCGACGGCACCCGCCGTGACGACCGCGTCCCGACGGTCTCGCGGGCGCAGGCCCAGAGCTTAGAGGATCGTCACGATATCGACTACATCGCCCCGCTGTCGGGCTTCGGCCGGTCGGCCGTCGACCGACTCGTCGAGGACCGCCTCGAGGTGATCGTCGGACCGAGCGAGGAGATCGATCGGGCCGACTACGAGGCGGAGCTTCGCGCGACGATCGCGGACGAAGAGGGGCAGCGAGCCGTCGCGGAGTACTTCCCGGATCACGACCAGACGTACGTGACGAACGTCCGCTGA
- a CDS encoding DUF7123 family protein — MSMSTTAQPSTDSKERRLKRYLRERAEDGELYFKGKFIADDVGMSPKEIGALMVKLSDSVSDLEIEKWSYTSATTWRVAPA; from the coding sequence ATGTCGATGAGCACGACAGCCCAACCCTCCACGGACAGCAAGGAACGCCGGCTCAAACGCTACCTGCGCGAACGCGCCGAAGACGGCGAGCTGTACTTCAAAGGCAAGTTCATTGCAGACGATGTCGGCATGTCCCCCAAAGAGATCGGCGCACTGATGGTCAAGCTCTCGGACTCGGTCAGCGACCTCGAGATCGAGAAGTGGTCCTACACGAGCGCGACGACCTGGCGTGTCGCTCCCGCCTGA
- a CDS encoding sensor histidine kinase codes for MQRVADDDWVAEVGEQLPVSPLSVLGLFLAAVIGTRLALEHLTTRALLESVFPLAAATAVVFADRWLVTRDIAMRDRLTVFGYGLGGFLAAVVVTSLHLFVLYLEGTGALAPLYLLLVGGTVGVGAGTVAGIYEIRQRAAVREAERQSERLEQFASVVSHDLRNPLSVAQGRLRAAFTTGEAEHLQEVDAALTRMDELIEETLSVARSGTQVEDPYEVSLVELASEAWTAVDTGEATFETVGDRTLQVDPTRAKQLFENLYRNAIEHGCEDATIRVGPCDGGFFVADDGPGIPTDERDEVLEQGYSTSDDGSGLGLAIVRAIADAHGWQVAVTESEAGGARFEFTRGG; via the coding sequence GTGCAACGCGTGGCTGACGACGACTGGGTCGCGGAGGTCGGCGAGCAACTGCCGGTCTCGCCGCTGTCGGTGCTCGGGCTCTTTCTCGCCGCGGTCATCGGGACGCGGCTCGCGCTCGAGCACTTGACAACCCGGGCACTGCTCGAGAGCGTCTTTCCGCTGGCGGCCGCGACCGCGGTCGTCTTCGCCGACCGCTGGCTGGTCACCAGAGACATCGCGATGCGGGATCGGCTCACCGTCTTCGGCTACGGGCTCGGCGGCTTCCTCGCGGCGGTCGTCGTGACATCGCTGCATCTCTTCGTGCTGTATCTCGAGGGGACCGGCGCGCTGGCACCGCTGTATCTGCTCTTGGTGGGCGGCACCGTCGGTGTCGGCGCGGGCACGGTCGCCGGCATCTACGAGATCCGACAGCGGGCCGCGGTCCGCGAAGCCGAGCGCCAGAGCGAGCGACTCGAGCAGTTCGCAAGCGTCGTCAGCCACGATCTGCGGAACCCGCTGAGCGTCGCTCAGGGACGGCTCCGGGCGGCGTTTACGACGGGGGAGGCCGAACACCTCCAAGAGGTCGACGCGGCGCTGACGCGAATGGACGAACTCATCGAGGAGACGCTGTCGGTCGCCCGCAGCGGGACGCAGGTCGAGGACCCCTACGAAGTGTCGCTGGTCGAACTCGCGAGCGAGGCGTGGACGGCCGTCGACACGGGCGAGGCGACCTTCGAGACCGTCGGCGATCGGACCCTGCAGGTCGACCCGACGCGAGCGAAACAGCTCTTCGAGAACCTCTACCGGAACGCTATCGAGCACGGCTGCGAGGACGCCACTATCCGCGTCGGCCCCTGTGACGGCGGCTTCTTCGTCGCCGACGATGGCCCCGGGATCCCGACAGACGAGCGTGACGAGGTCTTAGAGCAGGGGTACTCGACCTCGGACGACGGCTCGGGGCTGGGACTGGCGATCGTTCGGGCCATCGCGGACGCCCACGGCTGGCAGGTCGCGGTCACCGAGAGCGAAGCCGGGGGCGCGCGGTTCGAGTTCACCCGCGGCGGCTAG
- a CDS encoding DNA-binding protein, producing MSGSPDDERLEELRQKKMEQLQDRAESQGDEASQEAAQQQAEAQKQAVLRQHLTDDARKRLNTVKMSKPQFGEQVERQVVSLARSGRIQGKIDDEKMKQLLKELKPDSQSFDIQRR from the coding sequence ATGAGCGGCTCACCAGACGACGAACGACTCGAGGAGCTCCGACAGAAGAAAATGGAGCAGCTTCAGGACCGCGCCGAGTCCCAGGGGGACGAGGCGAGTCAGGAGGCGGCCCAGCAGCAGGCCGAGGCACAGAAACAGGCCGTGCTCCGTCAACACCTGACCGACGACGCTCGCAAGCGGCTCAACACGGTCAAGATGAGTAAACCCCAGTTCGGCGAACAGGTCGAGCGACAGGTGGTCAGCCTCGCCCGGAGCGGTCGCATTCAGGGCAAGATCGACGACGAGAAGATGAAACAGCTCTTAAAGGAGCTCAAGCCCGACTCGCAGAGCTTCGACATCCAGCGGCGCTGA
- a CDS encoding desampylase, which produces MIVLPARLREAITERAREGKPREICGILGGEYAPDGRSRVRSQYPAENVADAPRTRYEIDPEQQLRIFERLEDRGEVVVGFYHSHPRGPAGPSETDAALATWPDRSYVIVSLEPCEIGSWRWRTATENEGEGDGASEDRFERERVVD; this is translated from the coding sequence GTGATCGTCCTTCCAGCCCGACTCCGCGAGGCGATCACAGAGCGCGCCCGCGAGGGGAAACCCCGCGAAATCTGCGGGATCCTCGGCGGCGAGTACGCCCCCGACGGCCGGAGCCGCGTGCGGTCGCAGTACCCCGCGGAAAACGTCGCCGACGCGCCGCGGACGCGCTACGAGATCGACCCCGAACAGCAGCTTCGGATCTTCGAGCGCCTCGAGGACCGCGGTGAGGTGGTCGTCGGCTTCTACCACTCCCATCCCCGCGGGCCAGCAGGGCCGAGCGAGACCGACGCCGCGCTGGCAACGTGGCCCGATCGGTCGTACGTGATCGTCTCGCTCGAGCCATGCGAGATCGGATCGTGGCGGTGGCGGACGGCGACCGAGAACGAGGGCGAGGGGGACGGTGCTTCAGAAGACCGATTCGAGCGCGAACGCGTCGTCGACTGA
- the thiL gene encoding thiamine-phosphate kinase: MDERAALRLLSGELAAAGDDAAVVDGLVVTTDMLHERTDFPPGTTRYTAGWRAVGASLSDVAAMGAEATAAVAAYASPEFDRDELLAFVRGASDVCERVGTEYVGGDLDGHDEFTVATTAIGRTDDPVRRRGARAGDLVCVTGTLGRSAAALELFDRGCTDRANDLFRFEPRIAAGRALAPHATAMMDSSDGLARSLHQLAEAGDCGFAIESERLPIDDAVRDVADGEDEALELATTFGEDFELVATLPEDAVSAVRSELDVSLSVLGSVLEAGSQIAMDGEPLADRGYTHG, translated from the coding sequence ATGGACGAACGCGCCGCCCTGCGACTGCTGTCGGGCGAACTCGCGGCGGCCGGCGACGACGCGGCCGTCGTCGACGGACTGGTCGTGACGACGGACATGCTCCACGAGCGGACGGATTTTCCACCGGGGACGACCCGCTACACGGCCGGCTGGCGCGCCGTCGGCGCGTCGCTGTCGGACGTGGCCGCGATGGGGGCCGAGGCCACGGCTGCCGTCGCCGCCTACGCTTCCCCCGAATTCGACCGCGACGAACTGCTCGCCTTCGTCCGCGGCGCGAGCGACGTCTGCGAGCGCGTCGGGACCGAGTACGTCGGCGGCGACCTCGACGGCCACGACGAGTTCACCGTGGCAACGACCGCGATCGGCCGCACCGACGACCCTGTCCGTCGGCGCGGCGCTCGAGCCGGTGACCTCGTCTGCGTGACCGGCACGCTCGGCAGAAGTGCGGCCGCCCTCGAGCTGTTCGATCGGGGCTGCACGGATCGGGCGAACGACCTGTTCCGATTCGAGCCTCGGATCGCGGCCGGCCGGGCGCTGGCCCCGCACGCGACCGCGATGATGGACTCGAGCGACGGGCTCGCCCGCTCGCTCCACCAGCTCGCCGAGGCGGGCGACTGCGGTTTCGCGATCGAATCCGAGCGGCTCCCGATCGACGACGCCGTCCGTGACGTGGCCGACGGCGAGGACGAGGCGCTCGAGCTCGCGACGACGTTCGGCGAGGACTTCGAACTCGTCGCGACGCTCCCCGAGGACGCGGTCTCGGCCGTCCGAAGTGAGCTCGACGTGTCGCTCTCGGTACTCGGGTCGGTGCTCGAGGCGGGCAGCCAGATCGCGATGGACGGCGAACCGCTCGCCGATCGCGGCTACACGCACGGCTGA
- a CDS encoding molybdopterin synthase: MHVLGVRNGGAGGDALERVVDRVIDRLSERGRVGVVRYDATIADGTHAGEAITFGGDVTYDLGVDGDWAASGTGMSVGDALDSLSTDCEYAVVVGVRSLRHPSIVVGDAIDDREIEGPILATVGGPADLELDELVARLESAEPHESLESLVARVKRSPKADRAGAIATFTGRVRAKDSADDARTEHLEFEKYEGVADERMAALETDLEARDGVLEVELYHRTGVVADGEDIVFVVVLAGHRAEAFRTVEDGINRLKDEVPLFKKEVTVEDEFWVHDRS, encoded by the coding sequence ATGCACGTACTCGGTGTTCGCAACGGGGGTGCCGGCGGCGACGCGCTCGAGCGCGTCGTCGACCGGGTCATCGATCGGCTCTCCGAGCGGGGGCGCGTCGGTGTCGTCAGGTACGACGCGACGATCGCCGACGGCACGCACGCGGGCGAGGCGATCACCTTCGGCGGCGACGTCACCTACGATCTCGGCGTCGACGGGGACTGGGCGGCCTCGGGGACGGGAATGTCGGTCGGCGACGCGCTCGACAGCCTGTCGACCGACTGCGAGTACGCGGTCGTCGTCGGCGTCCGCTCGCTCCGCCATCCGTCGATCGTCGTCGGAGACGCCATAGACGACCGCGAGATCGAGGGGCCGATTCTCGCGACCGTCGGTGGCCCCGCCGACCTCGAACTCGATGAACTCGTCGCGCGACTCGAGTCCGCCGAACCACACGAGAGCCTCGAATCGCTGGTCGCCCGCGTCAAGCGCTCGCCCAAGGCCGACCGCGCGGGCGCGATCGCGACGTTTACCGGCCGCGTCCGCGCGAAAGACAGCGCGGACGACGCGCGGACCGAGCACCTCGAGTTCGAGAAGTACGAGGGTGTCGCCGACGAGCGAATGGCAGCCCTCGAGACGGATCTCGAGGCGCGCGACGGCGTCCTCGAGGTCGAACTCTACCATCGGACGGGCGTCGTCGCGGACGGCGAGGACATCGTCTTCGTCGTCGTCCTCGCGGGCCACCGCGCGGAAGCGTTTCGGACCGTCGAAGACGGAATCAACCGTCTGAAAGACGAGGTGCCGCTGTTCAAGAAGGAAGTGACGGTGGAAGACGAGTTCTGGGTCCACGACCGATCCTGA
- a CDS encoding 30S ribosomal protein S19e: MATMYDVPADDLIEALADDLAERLEEPEWGAFTKSGVDRELPPEQDDFWATRAASLLRKVADRGPVGVERLSTEYGGSKGGSNRYQVAPDHRTDGSKNLIRTILQQLEEEDLVETAEGEGRRITAEGRSLLDDTAGSVLEDLDRPELERYA; the protein is encoded by the coding sequence ATGGCTACGATGTACGACGTTCCGGCGGACGACCTCATCGAGGCGCTCGCCGACGATCTGGCGGAGCGACTCGAGGAACCGGAGTGGGGCGCGTTCACCAAAAGCGGCGTCGACCGGGAACTCCCACCCGAGCAGGATGACTTCTGGGCGACTCGCGCGGCGAGTCTCCTGCGCAAGGTCGCCGACCGCGGCCCCGTCGGCGTCGAGCGACTCTCGACGGAGTACGGCGGCTCGAAAGGCGGTTCCAACCGCTACCAGGTCGCGCCCGACCACCGCACCGACGGCTCGAAGAACCTCATCCGAACCATCCTCCAGCAGCTCGAAGAGGAAGACCTCGTCGAGACCGCCGAAGGTGAGGGCCGCCGCATCACCGCCGAGGGCCGTAGCCTGCTCGACGACACGGCCGGCTCCGTCCTCGAAGACCTCGACCGCCCGGAACTCGAGCGCTACGCCTGA
- the pyrH gene encoding UMP kinase yields the protein MKVVVSIGGSVLVPEPGGDRVAEHAAVIEDLAADGCRIGAVVGGGGVAREYISAARDLGANEIELDQLGIDVTRLNARLLIAALGEGSVTSPAKDYEEASEALRRDDICVMGGVAPAQTTDAVGAALAEYIDADLLVYATSVPGVYSDDPNEDDDAIKYDDLSAGELVDAIAGLEMNAGASAPVDLLAAKIIERSGMRTIVLDGTDPDRIARAVRHGDHEGTDIVPEGVGAEPTYWASDER from the coding sequence ATGAAAGTGGTCGTCTCTATCGGCGGGAGCGTCCTCGTGCCCGAGCCCGGCGGGGATCGGGTCGCCGAGCACGCTGCCGTCATCGAAGACCTCGCGGCGGACGGCTGTCGGATCGGTGCCGTCGTCGGGGGCGGCGGCGTCGCTCGCGAGTACATCTCGGCCGCCCGGGACCTCGGCGCGAACGAAATCGAACTCGATCAGCTCGGCATCGACGTGACGCGGCTGAACGCCCGGTTGCTCATCGCCGCGCTTGGCGAAGGGTCCGTGACGTCGCCCGCGAAAGATTACGAGGAGGCCAGCGAGGCGCTCCGTCGCGACGACATCTGCGTCATGGGTGGGGTCGCACCGGCCCAGACGACCGACGCCGTCGGGGCCGCCCTCGCGGAGTATATCGACGCCGACCTGCTGGTCTACGCCACGAGCGTTCCCGGCGTCTACAGCGACGACCCCAACGAGGACGACGACGCGATCAAGTACGACGACCTCTCCGCGGGGGAGCTGGTCGACGCTATCGCCGGCCTCGAGATGAACGCCGGCGCGTCGGCTCCGGTCGACCTGCTGGCGGCGAAGATCATCGAGCGCTCCGGGATGCGCACGATCGTCCTCGACGGCACCGACCCCGACCGGATCGCGCGGGCGGTCCGCCACGGCGACCACGAGGGGACGGATATCGTCCCCGAAGGCGTCGGCGCGGAACCGACCTACTGGGCGAGCGACGAGCGATGA
- a CDS encoding site-2 protease family protein, translating to MEDVDRSGFDTAGRGGRSLEDGPPIDRIESVFAVYEIQREDDRLVYYGDPLAHPERVMNELWPAFRERGYDADLELRRGEYALVAEPTDVGIDGIPWTNIVLLLLTIGSTLFAGAMWYQIDPFADPTAIWHAWPFTAAILGVLGVHEMGHYVMSRYHQVDASLPYFIPLPTLIGTMGAVIKMKGRMPDRKALFDIGVAGPLAGFVATVVVTVIGLHLPPVTVPETVLQDPNAITIRLGYPPLLELLAAGFDQPLYRDDPTRGVNPVVIGAWVGMFVTFLNLIPVGQLDGGHILRAMTGDLQETVAAIVPGVLFALAGFLYYVQDYGLNTVFVWILWGLLTTLFASMGPATPIRDESLGRGRFVLGIVTFGIGLLCFMPVPVEIVT from the coding sequence ATGGAAGATGTCGATCGGTCCGGATTCGACACCGCGGGACGCGGCGGTCGGTCCCTCGAGGACGGGCCGCCGATCGATCGGATCGAATCGGTGTTTGCGGTCTACGAAATCCAGCGAGAGGACGATCGGCTCGTGTACTACGGCGACCCGCTCGCGCACCCGGAGCGGGTGATGAACGAGCTCTGGCCGGCGTTTCGCGAACGTGGCTACGACGCCGATCTCGAGTTGCGCCGCGGCGAGTACGCCCTCGTCGCCGAGCCGACCGATGTCGGCATCGATGGCATCCCGTGGACGAACATCGTCCTCCTCCTGTTGACGATCGGCTCGACGCTGTTCGCCGGTGCGATGTGGTACCAGATCGACCCGTTCGCCGATCCGACCGCGATCTGGCACGCCTGGCCGTTCACGGCCGCTATCCTCGGCGTGCTCGGCGTCCACGAGATGGGCCACTACGTGATGAGCCGCTACCATCAGGTCGACGCTTCGCTGCCGTACTTCATTCCGCTGCCGACGCTCATCGGGACGATGGGGGCGGTCATCAAGATGAAAGGCCGGATGCCGGACCGCAAGGCGCTGTTCGACATCGGCGTGGCCGGTCCGCTGGCGGGCTTCGTCGCGACGGTCGTCGTGACCGTGATCGGACTGCACTTACCGCCCGTGACCGTTCCCGAAACGGTGTTGCAGGATCCCAACGCGATCACGATCCGACTGGGCTATCCCCCGCTGCTCGAGTTGCTCGCAGCCGGCTTCGACCAACCGCTGTACCGCGACGACCCCACGAGGGGCGTGAACCCGGTCGTCATCGGCGCGTGGGTCGGGATGTTCGTCACCTTCCTCAACCTGATCCCGGTCGGCCAGCTCGACGGCGGTCACATCCTCCGGGCGATGACCGGCGACCTGCAGGAGACGGTCGCCGCGATCGTTCCGGGCGTCCTGTTCGCCCTCGCGGGCTTTCTCTACTACGTGCAAGATTATGGCCTGAACACGGTCTTCGTCTGGATCCTTTGGGGGCTGTTGACGACGCTGTTCGCGTCGATGGGGCCGGCGACGCCGATCCGCGACGAATCGCTGGGACGCGGCCGGTTCGTCCTCGGAATCGTCACGTTCGGGATCGGCTTGCTCTGTTTCATGCCGGTGCCAGTGGAGATCGTCACCTGA
- a CDS encoding CapA family protein, producing the protein MSLRIGFTGDVMLGRLVDDRQRGRAVDAVWGDTLERLRGLDGLVLNLECALSTRGRKWTRTRRPFHFRADPDWAVPALERAGVDACALANNHVLDYEEAALRDTLAALDEAGIARAGAGETIDEALEPATFAADGDGANEGIDVAMVSLTDNTPEYAADEESPGTARVEFAVDDAETRRRVGVALERARETDPDLLIASLHWGPNMVTEPPESFREFGRWLVENGVDIVHGHSAHVFQGIEIHDGSPILYDAGDFVDDYAVDDDLRNDRSFLFVLAVAPDGRPTELRLYPTEIDGCAVHEAGPDAAGWSRDRMRELSAPLGTAFKRDGEALVLSLDGSESDDEDE; encoded by the coding sequence ATGTCCCTTCGAATCGGCTTCACGGGCGACGTGATGCTCGGTCGGCTCGTGGACGACCGCCAGCGCGGTCGGGCCGTCGACGCCGTCTGGGGAGATACCCTCGAGCGCCTGCGCGGACTCGACGGGCTGGTGCTCAACCTCGAGTGCGCGCTCTCGACGCGCGGTCGGAAGTGGACGCGAACCCGTCGGCCGTTTCACTTCCGAGCCGATCCCGACTGGGCCGTCCCCGCGCTCGAGCGCGCTGGCGTCGACGCCTGCGCGCTGGCGAACAACCACGTGCTCGACTACGAGGAAGCGGCGCTACGGGACACTCTCGCGGCGCTGGACGAGGCCGGTATCGCCCGCGCGGGCGCCGGCGAGACGATCGACGAGGCCCTCGAGCCGGCGACGTTCGCGGCCGACGGCGACGGTGCGAACGAGGGGATCGACGTGGCGATGGTCTCGCTGACCGACAACACGCCGGAGTACGCCGCCGACGAGGAGTCGCCGGGAACGGCCAGAGTCGAATTCGCCGTCGACGACGCGGAAACACGCCGGCGCGTCGGAGTGGCTCTCGAGCGCGCACGCGAGACTGATCCCGACCTGCTGATCGCGTCGCTGCACTGGGGGCCGAACATGGTGACGGAGCCGCCGGAGTCGTTTCGCGAGTTCGGTCGCTGGCTCGTCGAGAACGGCGTCGACATCGTTCACGGCCACAGCGCTCACGTCTTTCAGGGGATCGAGATCCACGACGGGAGCCCGATCCTCTACGACGCGGGCGATTTCGTCGACGACTACGCGGTCGACGACGACCTGCGGAACGACCGGAGCTTCCTGTTCGTCCTCGCGGTGGCACCCGACGGGCGGCCGACCGAACTGCGATTGTACCCGACCGAGATCGACGGGTGTGCGGTCCACGAGGCGGGGCCGGACGCGGCCGGGTGGTCCCGCGACCGAATGCGCGAGCTGTCGGCACCGTTGGGCACCGCGTTCAAGCGCGACGGCGAGGCGCTCGTGCTCTCGCTCGACGGGAGCGAGTCGGACGACGAGGACGAATGA